One genomic segment of Mastomys coucha isolate ucsf_1 unplaced genomic scaffold, UCSF_Mcou_1 pScaffold22, whole genome shotgun sequence includes these proteins:
- the Agrp gene encoding agouti-related protein codes for MLTAVLLSCVLLLTLPPTLGVQMGVAPLKGIRRPDQALFPEFPGLRLNGLKKTTADRTEEVLLQKAEALAEVLDPQNRESRSPRRCVRLHESCLGQQVPCCDPCATCYCRFFNAFCYCRKLGTATNLCSRT; via the exons ATGCTGACCGCAGTGCTGCTGAGTTGTGTCCTGCTGCTGACACTGCCTCCCACACTGGGGGTCCAGATGGGCGTGGCACCACTGAAGGGCATCAGAAGGCCTGACCAGGCTCTgttcccagagttcccag GTCTAAGACTGAATGGCCTAAAGAAGACAACTGCAGACCGAACAGAAGAAGTTCTGCTGCAGAAGGCAGAAGCTTTGGCAGAG GTGCTAGATCCACAGAACCGCGAGTCTCGTTCTCCGCGTCGCTGTGTAAGGCTGCACGAGTCCTGCTTGGGACAGCAGGTACCTTGCTGCGACCCGTGCGCTACATGCTACTGCCGCTTCTTCAATGCCTTTTGCTACTGCCGCAAGCTGGGTACGGCCACGAACCTCTGCAGCCGCACCTAG